ACAATTTTAACGAACACCCGATCGCCCGCCAAGCGGAGAAATTCTTCGTGTTCCGCCCACAAAGCACGACCGATCGCCGAAGGAAGTTTAATGTCCGCGGCCACCACATCACAGAGCGGAGCCAGGGACCGGAACAGGTGGGGGTGCGTGGCGCTCGTTTCTAAATAAGTTCGCAATCCCATCGATCGGATCGCGGGTAAAAGGGCGGAGAGAAATTCCGATTGCATCAGGGGTTCTCCCCCCGTGACACTCACCGCGGAATGATCTCGGACAGCTTGCAAAGCTTTCACTTTTTCCAAAACGTCCGGAAGCGACAGGGTGGGGTGCCCTTCCGACCCCAAACTGTTCGGCGTATCGCAGTAGCGACAGCGCCAAGGGCACCCAGCAAGACGGACGAAGACCTGCCGCTGACCCACGTGCAACCCTTCGCCTTGGAGGGTGGAAAAAATTTCAGCCACACGCCCCAGGGGGGGTGCGGGGAATTCGGTCAGGGGAGGGGATTCGTCTGTCATAGGAAAGGGTGCGTTTGGCTTCGCTAGGATAGCACATTCCGTCG
Above is a genomic segment from Elusimicrobiota bacterium containing:
- a CDS encoding 7-carboxy-7-deazaguanine synthase QueE, producing MTDESPPLTEFPAPPLGRVAEIFSTLQGEGLHVGQRQVFVRLAGCPWRCRYCDTPNSLGSEGHPTLSLPDVLEKVKALQAVRDHSAVSVTGGEPLMQSEFLSALLPAIRSMGLRTYLETSATHPHLFRSLAPLCDVVAADIKLPSAIGRALWAEHEEFLRLAGDRVFVKIVLTAQTTEDELEMAVNLLSRLTPVPPLVLQPVTLIGDLEGRLLDAESVAPVQILPPPPARLVGFWDWARQRIPVVKLVPQMHPIWGLP